In Acidimicrobiales bacterium, one genomic interval encodes:
- the pstB gene encoding phosphate ABC transporter ATP-binding protein PstB has product MQPDATSTPSVSLRADIGHQADHGARGEVTFALDGVSVRYGGALAVEDVSMEIYHKDITALIGPSGCGKSTLLRCLNRMNDLIPSARVSGSLLYHGEDIYGPKVDPVQVRKLIGMVFQKPNPFPKSIYDNIAFGPRTTGMKGDMDEIVERALRDAALWDEVKDRLKDNAYGMSGGQQQRLCIARCIAVEPDVILMDEPCSALDPISTARIEDLMQELKERYSIVIVTHNMQQAARVADRTAFFTVLADESTNARTGVLVEYDRTETIFSNPGDVRTENYVTGRFG; this is encoded by the coding sequence ATGCAACCAGACGCGACCAGCACCCCTTCGGTGTCACTGCGGGCCGACATCGGCCACCAGGCCGATCACGGAGCGCGTGGCGAGGTCACCTTCGCCCTCGACGGGGTCTCGGTCCGCTACGGCGGTGCCCTGGCGGTCGAGGACGTCTCGATGGAGATCTACCACAAGGACATCACCGCGCTCATCGGGCCGTCGGGCTGTGGGAAGAGCACCCTCCTGCGATGCCTCAACCGCATGAACGACCTCATCCCGAGTGCTCGCGTCAGCGGCAGCCTCCTCTACCACGGAGAGGACATCTACGGCCCCAAGGTCGACCCCGTCCAGGTCCGGAAGCTGATCGGCATGGTCTTCCAGAAGCCCAACCCGTTCCCGAAGTCCATCTACGACAACATCGCCTTCGGTCCCCGCACCACCGGGATGAAGGGGGACATGGACGAGATCGTCGAGCGAGCCTTGCGCGACGCAGCTCTCTGGGACGAGGTCAAGGATCGCCTGAAGGACAACGCCTACGGCATGTCCGGTGGCCAGCAGCAACGCCTCTGCATCGCCCGCTGCATCGCCGTCGAGCCCGACGTCATCCTCATGGACGAGCCCTGCTCCGCGCTCGACCCGATCTCGACCGCTCGCATCGAAGACCTCATGCAGGAGCTCAAGGAGCGTTACTCGATCGTGATCGTGACCCACAACATGCAGCAGGCGGCTCGGGTGGCCGACCGCACGGCCTTCTTCACGGTGCTCGCCGACGAGTCGACCAACGCCCGCACCGGGGTGCTCGTCGAGTACGACCGGACCGAGACGATCTTCTCCAACCCCGGGGACGTCCGCACCGAGAACTACGTCACCGGGCGGTTCGGGTGA